Proteins encoded within one genomic window of Couchioplanes caeruleus:
- a CDS encoding thiamine-phosphate kinase, which translates to MSIAEAGEFGLIARIVARLGDGRADVLGPGDDAAVVAAPDGRAVASTDVLVEGRHFRRDWSSAADVGHRAAAANLADIAAMGATPTGLLVALCVPTDLDVAWAEELAEGLAAESALVGATVVGGDMSSSPTLTIAVTALGDLGGRAPVLRSGAQPGDVVALAGRTGYAAAGYTVLSRGFRTPKLLVEAYRRPAVPYVQGPAAAQLGATSMIDVSDGLLQDLGHVATASVVGIDIRRDAFEVPDQMRDAASALGVDPYVWLLAGGDDHALAATFPAGVTLPPQWRVVGSVHEGTGVTVDRKPWQGGTGWDHFR; encoded by the coding sequence GTGAGCATCGCGGAGGCGGGAGAGTTCGGGCTGATCGCCCGGATCGTCGCGCGGCTCGGGGACGGCCGGGCCGACGTGCTCGGTCCGGGCGACGACGCCGCGGTGGTGGCCGCGCCCGACGGCCGTGCGGTGGCGTCGACGGACGTCCTCGTGGAGGGCCGGCACTTCCGGCGGGACTGGTCCAGCGCGGCCGACGTCGGTCACCGCGCGGCCGCCGCCAACCTGGCCGACATCGCGGCCATGGGCGCCACGCCGACGGGATTGCTGGTGGCGCTCTGCGTGCCGACGGACCTGGACGTCGCCTGGGCCGAGGAGCTGGCCGAGGGGCTCGCCGCGGAATCCGCCCTGGTCGGGGCGACCGTGGTGGGCGGCGACATGTCGTCGAGCCCGACGCTGACCATCGCGGTGACCGCGCTGGGCGACCTCGGCGGCCGGGCGCCGGTCCTGCGCAGCGGGGCCCAGCCGGGCGACGTCGTCGCGCTCGCCGGGCGTACGGGCTACGCGGCGGCAGGCTACACGGTCCTGTCGCGCGGCTTCCGGACGCCGAAGCTGCTGGTGGAGGCGTACCGGCGCCCGGCGGTGCCGTACGTGCAGGGGCCGGCCGCGGCGCAGCTCGGCGCGACCTCGATGATCGACGTCTCGGACGGGCTGCTGCAGGACCTCGGCCACGTGGCGACCGCCAGCGTGGTCGGCATCGACATCCGGCGGGACGCGTTCGAGGTCCCGGACCAGATGCGCGACGCGGCCTCGGCGCTGGGCGTGGACCCGTACGTCTGGCTCCTGGCCGGCGGCGACGACCACGCCCTCGCCGCGACGTTCCCGGCCGGGGTGACGTTGCCGCCGCAGTGGCGGGTGGTCGGTAGCGTGCACGAGGGCACCGGGGTGACCGTCGACCGCAAGCCCTGGCAGGGCGGGACGGGCTGGGATCACTTCCGCTGA
- a CDS encoding D-alanine--D-alanine ligase family protein, with protein sequence MTTPRRTRVAIVFGGRSTEHAISCVSAGGILAALDPDVYEVVPVGITREGAWVLAGSDPAQLAIEGGRLPEITVESGRAVVLPPDPTSSGLMVVDPADGVAVLSGVDVVFPVLHGAYGEDGTIQGMLEMAGIPYVGANVFASAAGMDKEFTKKLAAAEGIPVGPYAVLRAGQSLSEADKERLGLPVFVKPSRAGSSYGISKVTDWSQLDEAIAGARRIDPKVLVEGAIVGREIECGVLEGEAAGGAEASLLAEIMVTTSDDEFYDFEAKYLGDGTPYQIPADLEPEVARKVQEYACRTFTALDCAGLARVDFFVTADNEIFLNEINTMPGFTPTSMFPLMWAATGLDYPKVVDRLIRTALRRGTGLH encoded by the coding sequence ATGACGACCCCTCGCAGAACCCGCGTGGCGATCGTGTTCGGCGGTCGCAGCACCGAGCACGCCATCTCGTGCGTGAGCGCCGGCGGCATCCTGGCCGCGCTCGACCCCGACGTGTACGAGGTAGTGCCGGTCGGGATCACCCGCGAGGGCGCCTGGGTGCTCGCCGGAAGCGACCCGGCGCAGCTCGCCATCGAGGGCGGCCGGCTCCCGGAGATCACCGTCGAGTCGGGCCGGGCCGTGGTGCTGCCCCCCGACCCCACCTCCTCCGGGCTCATGGTCGTCGACCCGGCCGACGGGGTCGCAGTCCTCTCCGGCGTGGACGTCGTGTTCCCGGTCCTGCACGGCGCGTACGGCGAGGACGGCACGATCCAGGGCATGCTCGAGATGGCCGGGATCCCGTACGTCGGCGCGAACGTCTTCGCCTCCGCGGCCGGCATGGACAAGGAGTTCACCAAGAAGCTCGCCGCCGCCGAGGGCATCCCGGTCGGGCCGTACGCGGTCCTGCGGGCCGGTCAGTCGCTGTCCGAGGCGGACAAGGAGCGGCTCGGGCTGCCGGTCTTCGTCAAGCCGTCGCGCGCCGGATCCTCCTACGGGATCAGCAAGGTCACCGACTGGTCCCAGCTCGACGAGGCGATCGCCGGCGCCCGCCGGATCGACCCCAAGGTGCTGGTCGAGGGCGCCATCGTGGGACGCGAGATCGAGTGCGGCGTGCTCGAGGGCGAGGCGGCCGGGGGAGCCGAGGCCTCCCTGCTCGCGGAGATCATGGTCACCACGTCGGACGACGAGTTCTACGACTTCGAGGCGAAGTACCTGGGCGACGGCACGCCGTACCAGATCCCCGCCGACCTCGAGCCCGAGGTGGCCCGGAAGGTCCAGGAGTACGCCTGCCGCACCTTCACGGCGCTCGACTGCGCCGGGCTGGCCCGCGTCGACTTCTTCGTCACCGCCGACAACGAGATCTTCCTCAACGAGATCAACACCATGCCGGGCTTCACGCCGACGTCGATGTTCCCGCTGATGTGGGCCGCGACCGGCCTCGACTATCCGAAGGTCGTCGACCGTCTGATCCGCACCGCCCTGCGCCGCGGCACCGGCCTGCACTGA
- a CDS encoding GNAT family N-acetyltransferase has translation MEQIEIREVRFDEPAVQELIGQAMAELSSRYGGSGDDTPVAAADFAPPGGAFFVAQEASGRLIGCGGWREHGDDAELKRMFTIAAARGRGVARRVLAAIEESARERGRKRVILETGDKQPEAVALYEKYGYERIEDFGYYKGEPGVLSYARVL, from the coding sequence GTGGAACAGATCGAGATCCGCGAGGTCCGCTTCGACGAGCCCGCGGTGCAGGAACTCATCGGCCAGGCGATGGCCGAGCTCAGCAGCAGGTACGGCGGCAGCGGTGACGACACCCCGGTCGCGGCGGCGGACTTCGCCCCGCCGGGCGGGGCGTTCTTCGTGGCGCAGGAGGCATCCGGGCGCCTGATCGGCTGCGGCGGCTGGCGGGAGCACGGCGACGACGCCGAGCTCAAGCGCATGTTCACGATCGCGGCGGCCCGCGGGCGCGGTGTGGCGCGCCGGGTGCTGGCGGCGATCGAGGAGTCGGCGCGGGAGCGGGGCCGCAAGCGGGTGATCCTGGAAACCGGCGACAAGCAGCCCGAGGCCGTCGCGCTGTACGAGAAGTACGGCTACGAGCGGATCGAGGACTTCGGTTACTACAAGGGCGAGCCCGGGGTGCTGTCCTACGCCCGCGTGCTTTGA
- a CDS encoding cystathionine gamma-lyase, translated as MTGDGTRVVHAGLPTPVPGRPFLPGPVFAAPYHLDPVEGAGEDGYGRPDNPTRRALEAAIGELEGGAVRAFASGQAAITALLLSVLRPGDTVMLPADGYFTVRAFAEGTLRELGVGTVLAPTSGPYPSFEGVRLVLLETPANPGLDVCDVRAVAADAHAAGALVAVDNTTATPLGQRPLDLGADLVVASGTKALTGHSDLLLGYLATRDDELLHRATTWRAQTGGIPGAFDCWLAHRSLATLDLRLARQSANAAAVAGLLAGRDDVTGLRWPGLETDPSYARARAQMRRIPGIVSFDLGDAERVARFLTASALVFAATSFGGLHTTADRRAQWGDDTAPGFVRLSCGIEDAADLLADLTAALDEA; from the coding sequence ATGACCGGCGACGGCACGCGGGTCGTACACGCCGGTCTACCCACGCCCGTGCCGGGCCGGCCGTTCCTGCCCGGCCCGGTGTTCGCGGCGCCGTACCACCTGGATCCCGTCGAGGGAGCCGGGGAGGACGGGTACGGCCGCCCGGACAACCCGACCCGGCGTGCGCTGGAGGCGGCGATCGGGGAGCTGGAGGGCGGCGCGGTCCGGGCGTTCGCCAGCGGCCAGGCCGCCATCACCGCACTGCTGCTGTCGGTGCTGCGTCCCGGCGACACGGTGATGCTGCCCGCGGACGGCTACTTCACCGTGCGCGCGTTCGCCGAGGGCACCCTGCGTGAGCTGGGCGTCGGCACGGTGCTGGCGCCGACTTCCGGGCCGTACCCCTCCTTCGAGGGTGTGCGCCTGGTGCTGCTGGAGACCCCCGCCAACCCCGGGTTGGACGTCTGTGACGTGCGCGCGGTCGCGGCGGACGCGCACGCGGCGGGCGCCCTTGTCGCGGTGGACAACACCACCGCGACGCCGCTCGGGCAGCGCCCGCTCGACCTCGGCGCCGACCTGGTGGTGGCCTCCGGCACCAAGGCGCTGACCGGCCACTCCGACCTGCTGCTCGGATATTTGGCGACCCGCGACGACGAGCTGCTGCACCGGGCGACCACGTGGCGGGCGCAGACCGGCGGCATCCCCGGCGCCTTCGACTGCTGGCTGGCCCACCGCTCGCTGGCCACGCTGGACCTGCGGCTGGCCCGGCAGAGCGCCAACGCCGCCGCGGTGGCGGGCCTGCTCGCCGGGCGCGACGACGTGACGGGGTTGCGCTGGCCGGGGCTGGAGACCGACCCGTCGTACGCACGCGCGCGGGCGCAGATGCGACGCATCCCCGGCATCGTCTCGTTCGACCTGGGCGACGCGGAGCGGGTGGCCCGGTTCCTCACCGCCTCGGCGCTGGTGTTCGCGGCGACGTCGTTCGGCGGGCTTCACACCACGGCCGACCGGCGGGCGCAGTGGGGCGACGACACCGCGCCGGGCTTCGTCCGGCTTTCCTGCGGCATCGAGGACGCGGCCGACCTGCTGGCCGATCTCACCGCGGCCCTGGACGAGGCCTGA
- a CDS encoding Lrp/AsnC ligand binding domain-containing protein — MVQAYILIQTEVGKARDVAAAIDKIQGVVRVDAVTGPYDVVVLAEGHSVDELGRMIVSKIQYVPGITRTVTCSVVNL, encoded by the coding sequence GTGGTCCAGGCATACATCCTCATCCAGACGGAGGTCGGAAAGGCCCGTGACGTGGCCGCCGCTATCGACAAAATTCAGGGAGTGGTACGCGTCGACGCGGTCACCGGGCCCTACGACGTGGTCGTCCTCGCGGAAGGGCACAGCGTCGATGAACTCGGTCGGATGATTGTGAGCAAAATCCAGTACGTCCCGGGCATCACCCGGACCGTGACGTGCTCCGTGGTAAATCTCTGA
- a CDS encoding DUF3515 family protein, which yields MVDVEPRTESQPPTRDPVTRSAALWATVVAVPVAILAGLLIFSQMAPGDTSGKAAPTASATQPVVVPGTPVQLAAPKLAGRTKQVCLAVTSQLPTRVRDLAPRKVSAGPEQNAAYGEPPITVACGVPQPRMCKSLTETGSGCVPMDTELMNMNRVCWYADQQPAATTFTTMDREVPVQVTVPKHYAQAAQWANEFSDTVVETDKSITQGVPSGCV from the coding sequence ATGGTCGACGTGGAGCCCCGCACCGAGTCTCAGCCACCCACCAGGGATCCGGTGACGCGCAGCGCCGCGTTGTGGGCGACCGTCGTCGCCGTGCCGGTGGCGATCCTCGCCGGGCTCCTGATCTTCTCCCAGATGGCACCGGGCGACACGAGCGGCAAGGCGGCGCCGACGGCGAGCGCGACCCAGCCCGTGGTCGTGCCGGGCACACCGGTGCAGTTGGCCGCGCCGAAGCTCGCCGGCCGGACCAAGCAGGTCTGCCTGGCGGTCACCTCGCAGCTTCCGACGCGGGTGCGCGATCTGGCTCCCCGCAAGGTCAGTGCCGGCCCGGAGCAGAACGCCGCCTACGGCGAGCCGCCGATCACCGTGGCCTGCGGCGTCCCGCAGCCCCGGATGTGCAAATCGCTGACGGAGACCGGCTCGGGCTGCGTGCCGATGGACACCGAGCTGATGAACATGAACCGGGTCTGCTGGTACGCCGACCAGCAGCCCGCCGCCACCACGTTCACCACCATGGACCGCGAGGTGCCGGTCCAGGTGACCGTGCCGAAGCACTACGCGCAGGCCGCGCAGTGGGCGAACGAGTTCTCCGACACGGTGGTGGAGACCGACAAGTCGATCACCCAGGGCGTGCCCTCCGGCTGCGTCTGA
- a CDS encoding NAD(P)H-dependent glycerol-3-phosphate dehydrogenase — MSRAAVLGAGAWGTAVAKILADAGSDVTIWARRETVAAAIREYGVNESALPGVKLPERITATSDLAAAVEGAGIVFLAVPSQTLRGNLADWAGHLPSGATLVSLMKGIELGTTKRMSEVIVETAGVEPGRVVVVSGPNLAPEIAAEQPAATVVAGTDPARTQLVQQALALPYIRPYTSDDVIGCEMGGAVKNVIALAYGMATAMGMGDNTKASLITRGLAETARLGVALGADPMTFAGLAGLGDLVATCSSPLSRNRTFGEHLGRGESLEAAQASTKQTAEGVKSCLAIRDLARAHGVEMPITEQVERVCHEGVDPRVAVKLLMGREMKPE; from the coding sequence ATGAGCCGGGCAGCGGTGCTGGGCGCCGGGGCCTGGGGCACGGCGGTCGCCAAGATCCTGGCCGACGCCGGATCCGACGTCACGATCTGGGCGCGCCGGGAGACGGTCGCCGCCGCCATCCGCGAGTACGGCGTCAACGAGAGTGCCCTGCCCGGCGTCAAGCTGCCCGAGCGGATCACCGCCACCAGCGACCTCGCCGCCGCGGTCGAGGGAGCCGGGATCGTATTCCTGGCGGTGCCGTCGCAGACGCTGCGCGGCAACCTCGCCGACTGGGCCGGGCACCTGCCCTCCGGCGCGACGCTGGTGTCGCTGATGAAGGGCATCGAGCTCGGCACGACCAAGCGGATGAGCGAGGTCATCGTCGAGACCGCGGGCGTGGAGCCGGGCCGGGTCGTCGTGGTCTCCGGTCCCAATCTGGCCCCCGAGATCGCCGCCGAGCAGCCCGCCGCCACCGTGGTCGCCGGCACCGACCCGGCCCGCACCCAGCTCGTGCAGCAGGCCCTCGCGCTGCCGTACATCCGGCCGTACACCAGCGACGACGTCATCGGCTGCGAGATGGGCGGCGCGGTCAAGAACGTCATCGCGCTCGCGTACGGCATGGCGACGGCGATGGGCATGGGCGACAACACGAAGGCCTCGCTGATCACCCGGGGTCTGGCCGAGACGGCCCGGCTCGGCGTCGCGCTGGGCGCGGACCCGATGACCTTCGCCGGGCTGGCCGGGCTGGGCGACCTGGTGGCGACCTGTTCGTCGCCGCTGTCGCGCAACCGGACGTTCGGCGAGCATCTGGGCCGTGGCGAGTCGCTGGAGGCGGCGCAGGCGTCGACCAAGCAGACCGCCGAGGGCGTGAAGAGCTGCCTGGCGATCCGCGACCTGGCCCGGGCGCACGGCGTCGAGATGCCGATCACCGAGCAGGTGGAGCGGGTCTGCCACGAGGGCGTCGACCCGCGGGTGGCGGTGAAGCTGCTGATGGGCCGCGAGATGAAGCCGGAATGA
- a CDS encoding RNA degradosome polyphosphate kinase, producing MTIPPRTPRSAVPADTARRRGADGRFLPRVSTTKPPTTRPPTTEAPTTEPPTTGPTTTRPTATEPTEPAVTTAAPRTDDTAVERTELPDDRFLNRELSWLDFNSRVLALAEDPGTPLLERAKFLAIFASNLDEFYMVRVAGLKRRLKAGLPMRGGDRSSLRNQLEMITERAADLVTRHAACFAEEVRPKLQADGIELVSWAELDAPERERLRTFFREQVFPVLTPLAVDPAHPFPYISSRSLNLAVVLRDPVESSGELFARIKVPNNVSRFVTVQNDSRGVRFLPVEELIAVHLDQLFSGMQILEWHLFRVTRNAEVEVDEDRDEDLLQALERELAQRRFGPPVRLEVAASISDHVLDLLARELDMNDEDVLRVPGLLDLAALWQVYGEADRDDLKDRPFVPATHTHLADGEVPRSVFNRLRECDILVHHPYHSFSTSVQRFIEQAAADPNVLAIKQTLYRTSGDSPIVDALVDAAAAGKQVVVLVEVKARFDEVANIAWARTLEKAGCHVVYGLVGLKTHCKTSLVVRQEGNQIRRYCHIGTGNYHPKTARLYEDFGMLTADPEVGADVTDLFNVLTGYSRQTAFRRLLVAPHGVRRGLIERIDEQARVARSGGEALVQFKVNSLVDEETCDALYRASQDGVRIDLVIRGMCALRPGVPGLSDNIRVRSIVGRFLEHSRVFRFGAGDDAEYWIGSADLMHRNLDRRVEALVRVTLPSAQQDLRNVLELAMSDQSEGWDLAGDGTWHRRSSSHAEPHVHLQEALLRRVLGKAV from the coding sequence ATGACCATCCCGCCCCGGACACCCCGCTCCGCCGTGCCCGCGGATACCGCGCGGCGACGCGGTGCGGACGGGCGGTTCCTGCCGCGCGTCTCGACGACCAAGCCCCCCACGACCAGGCCCCCGACGACCGAGGCCCCCACGACCGAGCCCCCGACGACCGGACCGACCACGACCAGACCGACCGCCACCGAGCCGACGGAGCCTGCCGTGACGACCGCCGCACCGCGCACCGACGACACCGCCGTGGAGCGCACCGAGCTGCCCGACGACCGCTTCCTCAACCGCGAGTTGTCCTGGCTCGACTTCAACTCCCGCGTCCTGGCCCTCGCCGAGGATCCCGGGACGCCGCTGCTGGAACGGGCCAAGTTCCTGGCGATCTTCGCGAGCAACCTCGACGAGTTCTACATGGTCCGGGTGGCCGGCCTGAAGCGGCGGCTCAAGGCGGGCCTGCCGATGCGCGGCGGCGACCGCAGTTCGCTGCGCAACCAGCTCGAGATGATCACCGAGCGGGCCGCCGACCTGGTGACCCGGCACGCCGCCTGCTTCGCCGAGGAGGTACGCCCCAAGCTGCAGGCCGATGGCATCGAGCTGGTGAGCTGGGCGGAGCTCGACGCGCCGGAGCGCGAGCGGCTGCGCACCTTCTTCCGCGAGCAGGTCTTCCCGGTGCTCACGCCGCTCGCCGTGGATCCGGCGCACCCGTTCCCGTACATCTCCAGCCGCTCGCTCAACCTGGCCGTGGTGCTGCGCGATCCGGTCGAGAGCAGTGGCGAGCTGTTCGCGCGCATCAAGGTGCCCAACAACGTGTCGCGTTTCGTGACGGTGCAGAACGACAGCCGGGGCGTGCGCTTCCTGCCCGTCGAGGAGCTCATCGCCGTACATCTTGATCAGCTTTTCTCCGGCATGCAGATCCTGGAGTGGCACCTGTTCCGGGTGACCCGCAACGCCGAGGTGGAGGTCGACGAGGACCGCGACGAGGACCTGCTGCAGGCCCTGGAGCGTGAGCTGGCACAGCGGCGGTTCGGACCGCCCGTACGCCTGGAGGTGGCCGCCTCGATCAGCGACCACGTCCTGGACCTGCTCGCCCGCGAGCTCGACATGAACGACGAGGACGTGCTGCGGGTGCCCGGCCTGCTGGACCTGGCGGCCCTGTGGCAGGTCTACGGCGAGGCCGACCGGGACGACCTCAAGGACCGCCCGTTCGTGCCGGCGACGCACACGCATCTGGCCGACGGCGAGGTGCCGCGCAGCGTCTTCAACCGGTTGCGGGAGTGCGACATCCTCGTGCACCACCCGTACCACTCGTTCTCCACGAGCGTGCAGCGCTTCATCGAGCAGGCCGCCGCGGATCCCAACGTCCTGGCCATCAAGCAAACGCTCTACCGCACCAGCGGGGACTCGCCGATCGTCGACGCGCTGGTCGACGCGGCCGCCGCCGGCAAGCAGGTGGTGGTGCTGGTGGAGGTGAAGGCGCGCTTCGACGAGGTCGCCAACATCGCCTGGGCCCGCACCCTGGAAAAGGCCGGCTGCCACGTGGTCTACGGCCTCGTCGGCCTCAAGACGCACTGCAAGACCTCCCTCGTCGTGCGCCAGGAGGGCAACCAGATCCGCCGCTACTGCCACATCGGCACGGGCAACTACCACCCCAAGACCGCCCGTCTGTACGAGGACTTCGGCATGCTCACCGCCGATCCGGAGGTCGGCGCGGACGTCACCGACCTGTTCAACGTGCTCACCGGCTACAGCCGTCAGACCGCGTTCCGCCGCCTGCTGGTCGCGCCGCACGGCGTCCGCAGGGGCCTGATCGAGCGGATCGACGAACAGGCCCGGGTGGCCCGCTCGGGCGGCGAGGCGCTGGTGCAGTTCAAGGTGAACTCGCTCGTGGACGAGGAGACCTGCGACGCCCTCTACCGGGCCTCGCAGGACGGCGTACGGATCGACCTCGTGATCCGCGGCATGTGCGCCCTGCGTCCCGGCGTACCGGGGCTGTCGGACAACATCCGGGTCCGTTCGATCGTCGGCCGCTTCCTCGAGCACTCCCGGGTGTTCCGCTTCGGCGCCGGCGACGACGCCGAATACTGGATCGGGTCGGCGGATCTCATGCACCGCAACCTCGACCGCCGGGTCGAGGCGCTGGTGCGTGTCACGCTGCCGTCCGCGCAGCAGGATCTGCGCAATGTGCTGGAATTGGCCATGAGCGACCAGAGCGAGGGCTGGGACTTGGCGGGCGACGGCACCTGGCACCGGCGTTCCTCGAGCCACGCCGAGCCGCACGTCCACCTGCAGGAGGCGCTACTGCGCCGGGTCCTCGGCAAGGCGGTCTGA
- a CDS encoding lysophospholipid acyltransferase family protein, with protein MAQRKLGFWRRLAVALVLPTMWYWTKRRWYGMENLPAGGFIITPNHMSQFDPLLVAHYIYAAKRWPRFLGKASIWKIPFVGFMLRKVEQIPVERGSVEAVKSLDTLVDVLRQDGVVVIYPEGTTTRDPELWPMRGKTGAARLALLTGAPVVPMATWGSQQVHDVRTKKISLRPRRAVSVVAGKPVDLSRWQGEAPTRAVLEQMTEAIQLAGRDLLAELRQEPPPDGLFEAPAHRRTGPASEQSA; from the coding sequence GTGGCGCAGCGCAAGCTGGGGTTCTGGCGGCGGCTGGCGGTGGCGCTGGTGCTGCCGACCATGTGGTACTGGACGAAGCGACGCTGGTACGGCATGGAGAACCTGCCCGCCGGCGGCTTCATCATCACGCCGAACCACATGTCGCAGTTCGATCCGCTGCTCGTGGCCCACTACATCTACGCGGCCAAGCGGTGGCCCCGCTTCCTCGGCAAGGCCAGCATCTGGAAAATCCCTTTCGTGGGCTTCATGCTGCGCAAGGTCGAGCAGATCCCGGTCGAACGCGGCAGTGTGGAGGCGGTGAAGTCGCTCGACACGCTCGTCGACGTCCTCCGGCAGGACGGCGTCGTGGTGATCTATCCGGAGGGCACGACGACCCGCGACCCGGAGCTGTGGCCGATGCGCGGCAAGACCGGCGCGGCCCGGCTGGCGCTGCTCACCGGTGCTCCGGTCGTTCCCATGGCTACCTGGGGGTCGCAGCAGGTGCATGACGTACGGACCAAGAAGATCTCGCTGAGGCCGCGCCGCGCGGTCAGCGTCGTCGCCGGCAAGCCGGTCGACCTGAGCCGCTGGCAGGGTGAGGCGCCGACCCGGGCGGTGCTGGAGCAGATGACCGAGGCGATCCAGTTGGCCGGCCGCGACCTGCTCGCCGAGCTGCGCCAGGAGCCGCCACCGGACGGCCTCTTCGAGGCGCCCGCCCACCGCCGCACCGGCCCGGCCTCGGAGCAGTCAGCATGA
- the rpmB gene encoding 50S ribosomal protein L28, which translates to MASVCDVCGKGPGFGHNVSHSHRRTNRRWNPNIQSVRTPAGGGNTKKVKACTSCIKAGKVVRA; encoded by the coding sequence GTGGCTAGCGTGTGCGACGTCTGTGGCAAGGGACCGGGCTTCGGCCACAACGTGTCCCACTCGCACCGGCGGACCAACCGCCGCTGGAACCCGAACATCCAGTCGGTGCGCACCCCGGCCGGTGGCGGCAACACCAAGAAGGTCAAGGCCTGCACCTCGTGCATCAAGGCCGGCAAGGTCGTCCGCGCCTGA
- the cofC gene encoding 2-phospho-L-lactate guanylyltransferase, whose product MSAPDWTAVVPVKRLSAAKSRLRGAVPAAWHEGLALAMVRDTVTAIAACEQVGEVVVVTDDPAAAAAVAALGARVVGDVGGGLNGALRHGADVVVGPGRRRAALAGDLPALRPDELGAALLAAGDTRAFVVDAAGSGTVLLTAGRGSALDPRFGAGSAAAHAASGATALGGDWPGLRQDVDTAADLRTVLELGAGDHTCALLRDLGLAGCGSSRVPAGPPR is encoded by the coding sequence GTGTCAGCACCGGACTGGACGGCGGTCGTTCCCGTCAAGCGCCTCAGCGCGGCCAAGAGCCGGCTGCGTGGCGCCGTCCCCGCCGCCTGGCACGAGGGGCTGGCGCTGGCCATGGTCCGCGACACCGTCACGGCGATCGCGGCGTGCGAGCAGGTCGGCGAGGTGGTGGTGGTGACCGACGACCCCGCCGCGGCCGCCGCCGTGGCCGCCCTCGGCGCCCGGGTGGTGGGCGACGTCGGGGGCGGGCTGAACGGCGCGCTGCGCCACGGCGCCGACGTGGTCGTGGGTCCCGGCCGCCGGCGCGCCGCCCTCGCCGGCGACCTGCCGGCGCTGCGCCCGGACGAGCTCGGCGCCGCGCTGCTGGCCGCCGGCGACACCCGGGCGTTCGTCGTCGACGCCGCCGGCTCGGGCACGGTGCTGCTGACCGCGGGTAGGGGCAGCGCCCTGGACCCTCGTTTCGGCGCCGGCTCGGCGGCAGCCCACGCCGCCTCGGGCGCCACCGCCCTGGGCGGGGACTGGCCGGGGTTGCGGCAGGACGTGGACACGGCCGCGGATCTGCGTACGGTGCTGGAGCTCGGCGCGGGCGACCACACCTGCGCGCTGCTCCGCGATCTCGGGCTCGCGGGGTGCGGCTCTTCCCGCGTGCCGGCCGGGCCGCCCCGGTAG
- a CDS encoding cold-shock protein has product MQGTIATFDPQTHTGTLLLDDGSELTFPAAAFRASGLRLLRPGQRVAIEAASDGSVTKVQVPGIT; this is encoded by the coding sequence ATGCAGGGCACGATCGCGACCTTCGATCCCCAGACCCACACGGGCACACTGCTGCTCGACGACGGCAGTGAGCTGACCTTCCCCGCGGCGGCGTTCCGCGCCTCCGGCCTGCGCCTGCTGCGCCCGGGCCAGCGGGTCGCCATCGAGGCGGCATCGGACGGCTCCGTGACCAAGGTCCAAGTTCCCGGAATCACCTGA